The proteins below are encoded in one region of Corynebacterium sphenisci DSM 44792:
- the rplL gene encoding 50S ribosomal protein L7/L12, whose product MAKYTTEELLEAFKEMTLVELTEFKKAFEEEFDVTAAAPVAVAAAGAAGGEAAAAEEKDEFDVVLEDAGAKKIGVIKAVREIVSGLGLKEAKELVESAPKAIVEGANKDDAEAAKAKLEEAGATVSLK is encoded by the coding sequence ATGGCGAAGTACACCACCGAGGAGCTGCTCGAGGCGTTCAAGGAGATGACCCTCGTTGAGCTGACCGAGTTCAAGAAGGCGTTCGAGGAGGAGTTCGACGTCACCGCCGCCGCCCCGGTCGCCGTGGCCGCCGCCGGCGCCGCCGGCGGCGAGGCCGCCGCCGCCGAGGAGAAGGACGAGTTCGACGTCGTGCTCGAGGACGCCGGCGCCAAGAAGATCGGCGTCATCAAGGCCGTCCGCGAGATCGTCTCCGGCCTGGGCCTGAAGGAGGCCAAGGAGCTCGTCGAGTCCGCCCCGAAGGCCATCGTCGAGGGCGCCAACAAGGACGACGCCGAGGCCGCCAAGGCCAAGCTCGAGGAGGCCGGCGCCACCGTCTCCCTCAAGTAG
- the rplJ gene encoding 50S ribosomal protein L10 — protein MAVTPAKEAAVAALKQDFDESNNNVVLTEYRGLSVDEITQLRRALGADVKYSVAKNTMIKLAAAEAAVEGLDEHLTGPTAVAFIKGESVDAAKAIKKFADEHKALVIKGGYVDGSAIDAEQFRALADMDNRETTLAKIAGGFNGVLANVAGLLDAPTSSVARLAAALEEKK, from the coding sequence ATGGCAGTCACCCCCGCCAAGGAGGCCGCGGTCGCGGCCCTGAAGCAGGACTTCGACGAGTCCAACAACAACGTGGTGCTCACCGAGTACCGCGGCCTGTCGGTCGACGAGATCACCCAGCTGCGTCGCGCGCTCGGCGCGGACGTGAAGTACTCCGTCGCCAAGAACACCATGATCAAGCTCGCCGCCGCCGAGGCGGCGGTGGAGGGGCTCGACGAGCACCTCACCGGCCCGACCGCGGTCGCCTTCATCAAGGGCGAGTCGGTCGACGCGGCGAAGGCGATCAAGAAGTTCGCCGACGAGCACAAGGCGCTCGTCATCAAGGGCGGCTACGTGGACGGCTCGGCGATCGACGCCGAGCAGTTCCGCGCCCTGGCGGACATGGACAACCGCGAGACCACGCTGGCGAAGATCGCCGGCGGGTTCAACGGCGTTCTGGCGAATGTCGCCGGGCTCCTCGACGCGCCCACCTCCTCCGTCGCCCGGCTCGCCGCGGCGCTGGAGGAGAAGAAGTAG